The DNA region TGATGAAGAGCAGAGTTCAAAttctgcctgggttcaaatcctggctcggCCACTtattgctgtgtgaccttaggcaagtgaccttccctctctgggtctcagttgcttcctctgtaaaatggagacacagaACCTCCAAGGGTGAGtattaaataagcaaatacatggagaaatatCTGGCCTGTTGCTATTCATGATCAGAAATcacagatctgggtttgaatcctgcttCCTCTGCTCACCAGCTGCGTGACCTGGGGCAAGTCAGTTGACATCTCTGAGCTTCTGCTTCCTCAGCTGTAAATCGGGAATAATGATGACGCCTCCTGTGCCctttgcacagtgcctggcacagagcagactCTGAGGATGTTTGGCTAAGTCTGAAGGTGCAGAAATGGTATTATCACTCCATTttccaggtggggaaactgaggcccagagaagaaaAGCCTCCTTGGCAGACAGGATGGCCTCCTGAGCCTTGTCCCCTTCTACTTCTTCTCCCAGAACCACCGATCCCTTGTCCTTGCTGTCCCAGTTTCCCCGACTGGGAAGTGGGTTTGGAGGACACCCCTCACCTGCTGCTCCTCTCCGCAGGACGTGAAGTACCTGGCCATAAGCGGCTTTCTCTTCCTGCGATTCTTCGCACCTGCCATCCTCACCCCGAAGCTGTTTGACCTCCGGGACCAGCACGCGGATCCCCAGACCAGCCGCTCACTGCTGCTGCTTGCCAAGGTGCAGGCAGTGGAGGGCTCCACCCCCTCCCAGATCCTGGGTGTTCTTAGCCAGGGAGGAGCGTGGGAGGACCAAACTGGGAGGCCAGACCCATGGAAGACCCAAGTGAGACCCAGAGACATCTGTTTGACGTGGCAccttcagctttttaaaaattaattaggctgtgccaagtcttagttgtgccatgtgggatctttagttgcagcatgcaaactcttagttgtggcatgtgggatctagttccctgatcagggattgaacctggggccccctacactggaagcatggagtcttagccactggatcatgaGGGGGAAGTCCCAGCTTTTCATCCTGAGTGTGAAGGCTTTCTTTTTGCTCTCAATTCCCTCTTTGGAATGAAACCCCTCCCCTTCTGGGGGAAGGTGGGAAGCAGGCTAGCAGTCATTTACACTCTAGTATGAATCAGACCATCATTCACAGAGGGGCCACATTTGGAGGTTCTGATGGGCTCAGGTATGTATGATGAGATCAAGCAGTCCTGAATGAGGTTATCTGGGTTCTAGATGGGGGATAGAATAAAAGCACTGGGGATACACATCTGTGCACAGAGAGGAACAGATGTCTTTTCAGGCAGGTGCTTCTATTACTTTCTCCTTTTGTTGAGCACTGAGTTGGCAGCCAGGACTCTGGGGCTCCTCTCTGGGTCCACAGAGGCCCTTCCCCGCTGCAGTGACCTTGGCCCTGGCAGCACCCCCTGCTTCTTTGCTCCAGGCTGTGCAGAGCATCGGAAATCTAGGCCAGCAGCTGGGCCAGGGCAAGGAGCTATGGATGGCCCCCCTACACCCCTTCCTGCTGCAGAGTATTTCCAGGGTGAGAGACTTCCTGGACCAGCTGGTGGACGTGGATGGGAAGGCGGGTGAGTTCCCATGGCCTTGCCACAGCCAACTTGTCACTTTACGGGACCCTCAGGACCTACCCGTCTGCCACCCCTCCACAACCCCAGCACTCACTGAGACTGTGCACCTGTGGGTCAGCTAGTCAGTCAGCAAACCCTTCCTGGCATATGGCCCAGGGATGAACAGATACAGGCCCTCCAGACTGTTTCAGCCCCTGTGGAGATGTGAGAGGGGATCATGGCATGGTACTCACTCCACTGGCAGAAATCTATTAAGTGCCTGCTAAAAATGTTCTAGACACCATTCTAGGGtctggggacacagcagtggATGAGACAGAAGTTCCTGCTCATGTGGAAGTTTTATTCTGGTGGAGACAACCGGCAGTAAACAAGATGAGTTAGCAAATCATGTGGTGTGTTAGGGAGAGATAAGTgctaaggaataaaaataaaggagggaAGGGAATATTGGGCTGGGGGTGGCAGATCAGCCTTTTAGAGAGGGTGGCCAGGAATGGCCTCCCCAGGGTGATATTAGAGCAAAGACCTGAATGAGGACAGAGAGCAAGCAGTGAGGATCCTGGGAAAGTGTTTCGGGATGGGGACaggatgtgcaaaggccctggggtggacagtgcggcggggcgggggggcagtGAAGAAGAATGAACGAGAGGGAGTGGAGGAGCGGTGAGGGGGCAGGTCATGTGGGGTTGCTGGAAGCATTTTGGCTCTTACCTGGAGTGAAGTGGAACCACAGGgtagttttattttgttaatatttaagtatttatttatttggctgcgtcaggtcttagttgtgacacgagggcttctctctagttgtggcatgtgggctcagtaattgtggcctgcgggcttagttactccgcggcatgcagaatcttcgttccccgaccaggaatccaggttgtgttccctgcattggcaggtggcttcttaaccactggacccccagggaactcCCCATGGGATGGTTTTAAGCAGAGGAGTTAGGGACGAGTCTATATCATAATGTGGGGCCAGGTCATGAGATACTTGGGTCCGAATCACCTAGGAGCACCCTGTGGGAATGTGGGGGCCTGGTTGTGACCTGGTGGGGTCCCTGTATGCCGGGGGTGGGAGGGCCTGTGTCTGGACTCCCTAAGGGTAGCTAGATCCAGGGCCCTTACTCCCTGGACTGACTCCTGCTGGTGCCTGTACACCCCTCAAGTTGGAAGGGGATCACCAAGGCCAACTTTGGGGCTCCCACTCCCTGCCACCCCCATTCCCTACCCCAGCCCTCAGTAATACCATTCCCTATGGAGAAAGTACAGTCCATCTTACTCATCCTCCCGCCTCTCGGGGAGCCGAGAATCCCGCTCCTCCAGGAGACCCTCGGAAGGTGGAAGGGTTCTAAGTCCCCCCTCTCCACTTTCCAGAGGCTGGGGGCCCAGCCAGGGCCCTGGTCCCGCCTTCAGTGACCGTCCGAGAAGGCTACCTGCTCAAGCGCAAGGAGGAGCCCGCCGGCCTGGCCACACGCTTTGCCTTCAAGAAGCGCTACTTCCGGCTCAGCGGGGAGACGCTCTCCTACTCCAAGAGTCCCGAGTGGCAGGTGGGGCTCCAGCCCGCGGTGGGGGGACTTCCACAGTGGCCTCCCTCACAGAGCTGCCTCTTTGTACCCAGGGGGATACGGAGGCCCAGGAGGGGACaaagacttgcccaaggtcccaaGGCAGCTTAGCAAACTCAAATTCTAAGGCCAGGCTCTGCTTACACCTGTGGGTCCAGGTGGGCACAGAACAGGGACAGGCAAACACCTACAGGCACCATCAGACAGTCTTCAGCATGTGCATCTGTGGTGGCTGGGACGTACCCGCCCAGATGTGGACACTCCCAGGGCAGGGACGATGCTTAGCCCTCCTCAGCTGTTTCCAGGCAGGTCTCTGCCCTCAtaccatgcatgctaagtcgctttggtcttgtccgactcttgtgttagcctatagacggcagcccgccaggctcttctgcccatgggatgctccaggcaagaatactggagtgggttgccatgccctcctctaggggatcttcttgacccagggatcaaatctgagtctctcttgtttcctgcattggcaagcaggttctttactactaaccccacctgggaagcccaaaggggaTGCTGTGGCTGCATGGgctgggaattgaacctgggcctcccgcgTGGCAGGCAAGAATTCTACCATTGAACTACCCATGCACCTACGTACCATAGAGGCTCATAGAAAATTGGATCTCTCATCCAGAGGTATATGCACTCATGTCCAGGcattcattcacccatccattcacccatcaagCACTTATCGAGTACCTAGTGTGTACCATGCAGTGTTCTAGTGCTGGAGATAATGcaataaacaaaacacaaactcCCTGCTCTCATGGGGCTGCCATTCAAGTCTAGCTCAAACTGAGACACCCACGGGGATCTACCCATTTCTGTGTCTGCACACCCGCAAATCATAAAAGCTACCACTGGAGATGGTGCCTACACTTATTCTTTCTACTTTATCAGCAGAGTGTAGATTCTAGAGTTCAACTCCCTGGGCTCCATTTCTGGCTCCACCAGCTGAGTGGCCTCTGAAGGGTCCTTTATTCtcttatgcctcagttttctcatctgtaaattgggagaAATGATAGACCCAGCCTCAGAAATCTGTTGTCATGATAAAATAAGTTGGTAAACGTAGAGCGCTTAGAACCACATCCCAAGTGCAGTAGCAGGGGTTgccatggtgatggtggtgatgatggaaaCTGATGCCCAGAGAAGTTATCACTGAGAATGATGGGCCAAGACTGCGGGACTCACAGGGCCGCCAAGTGGACACACACATAGGACAGATGCACAAAGCTGACTGTCCCCATGCCGGAACACACCGCCGGATGCACACACCCACAGGAAAGCTGTCCCCGAGCCCGGTCTCCCTGGCCCCTGTCCCTAGCCCGCCCTGCAGCGACAGTCCTCTCTCCCAGATGCGCTCCTCCATCCCCGTGTCGCACATCCGAGCCGTGGAGCGCGTGGACGAGGGCGCCTTCCAGCTGCCGCACGTGATGCAGGTGGTGACGCAGGACGGCGCAGGGGCGCTGCACACCACCTACCTCCAGTGCAAGGTGAGGCGCCGCCAGGATTGGGGAGAAGAGGGCGCCTTTGGGCTCCCAACCCATCTCTGACTGCTCCTCCATCTCCCCGCAGAATGTGAACGAGCTCAACCAATGGGTGTCGGCCCTGCGCAAGGCCAGCGCCCCCAACCCGGACAAGCTGGCTTCCTGCCACCCCGGTGCCTTCCGCAGCGGGCACTGGACCTGTTGTCTCCAGGCcaagcgctcaggtgaggaggcagGGCGGACTCAGGCTCCGCCCTCCACACCTGTCAATCACAGGGTGTCCCACCTCCGCCTGGGCTGGCCCTGcagccttgagcaagttacttaacctctctctgcCTTAGTCTCCTCAAGTGTAAAATGGGCCTGATGATAATGCCCACCTTgtagggttgctgtgaggattaaataagttgaTATATGCAAAGCAAttagaacactgcctggcacacagataCTTTTTTTCAAGTGCCTACCAAATGCCAGGCTTGTtctcaggaaaataaatgaataaccaGACAATTGTAATACAGTGTTACAAGTGCCAAGATGAGGCTTTTGAGATGCCAGTGAACCCCTCTGGCCCAGCCCCAGGGTAGGACAGCAagaagggcttcctggaggaggtgcggCTCAAGTATGACCTGTGAGAAGAGTAAGAGTTAAGTAGTGAAGTTGGAGAAAGGGACGAGGAAGAAAGAGTGTTTCAGGCAGAGCAAAGACAGGCTGAAGGATCGAGAAAGGTCTGTGTGGCTGAGCCTAGAGTGTGGGAGGGGCATGGAGAGAAGCAAGGCTATTGCTCTGTTGGGTGAAGGCAGAGGCAGTGTGGCTGGAAGGAAGCAGTAGGTTTGAAGAGTGGTTTTAGAAGTCTAAGGGGCAGGGCTTGGCCATGGAGGCTTCTGGAAGGGGAATGCAAAGTTACAGATGATGTCGCTGTGTCGCCCCAGCTTCTGGCTGCAGCCGCACGCATTCGGCCGTCACCCTGGGGGACTGGAGTGACCCACTGGATCCTGATGCTGAGACCCAGATGGTGTATCGGCAGCTGCTTCTGGGGCGGGACCGGCTCAGGTGGGTCCCATCTCGCAACCCACGTCACTGTGTCCTCTCCATGATCACCGGTTCATTCTTCCCATGTGCCTCTGATGAGCTTCTGGGTGGGGCCAGGCTCTAGGGGAGGACTGTTTTCGTCCTCAGGTGGGCTCTAATACAGAACTAGATCTTgggaccttttttctttttttccactttggccatgccacatggccttagttccccgaccagggattgaacccttgcccccaacattggaagctcagagtcttaaccactgggctgccagggaagttccatggatCTTGAGATCCTTTCATAACCAGGACTCCTGAGACACAGGCATCAAGTGTGGATGTGTGTCCCCAGCCCCTCTTGGCTGACCTCAGGATCACTGTAACTCAGCGGTGGAGATTTGTTCCAGCTTACAGTGTGAGTGCTAAAGCTGGCCTGCCTGGTTTCAAGTTCTggactggctgtgtgaccttgggcgagttGCTTAccttctctgtacctcagttttctcagtctGGAAAATTAGGGTACCAACAGTCCTTACCTCATGGGGTTGTCCTGAGGACCGAATGAGCTTATACAGGTAAAGCACTTTGTAAGTGCCTGGACACATAGTTAGCTTTctatataataaaaacataaaatataataccCTTTCTAATAATAAAGGGTAACAATTATTATGCTGTGCAACCTTAGGCAAGTTACATCTCTCTGTCTCAGCAATCATCTGTGTCATGGAGCCACAAGTATCCACCTGTGTTTTGTGCTAATTAAACGAGTTTATACATGGAACAGGCTTGGAATAGCATCAGACACTCTATGTTTGCTGTGATGATGATGGCGATGATGATGGTTTAGTGGGAGCCTGTAATGTCTCCTTCAACCAGCAGAATCTCTGGGTTCGAGAGCAGGATTGGGACTCAGGGACCAGCCTGGTTTTCTCCCTCTTAACTTTCAGGATGAAATTCCTGGAGGATTCCAACATGCATACAACTCTGGAGGCAGACCCAGAGCAGGGCTCCAGGGCCATGGAAGGTAAGGGGATAAGGAaatcccttttctttctcttctttgataCCTCCCACAACTTGCCAAGGACCTCCGACCCCAGTCTCCgtgcccccttccccccacccccaccccactctccaGTTTGCAATCCACCAGCAGGTCGGGGAGCTGCACGTGCGGCTCTGGCACATCTTAGGATTCTCGGGGCCCTAGGCACATCCGGAGCCTGAGGCAGCCACTGGATCTGAACTAGAGCAGCCTGCCATGGCCTGGCTGAAACCCTATGGCCTCTTCTCTCTCCCAGGGGCCTGTACTGATGCCCTGGCTCGGCAGAGGGAGGCAGCTGCCCGCCTGCTGGAGGTGCTCGCAGACCTGGACCAAGCCCATGAGGAAttccagcagcaggagcaggggaAAGTGGTTTGGGGCCCCCTGAGGCCCTGAGGGGATGCCAGAATCAgcctggaaggaggaggaaggagccagTGGGCCCTTCTCAGCATCCCCTGGCCCAGGAATCTCCTCGTGGCTGTCCTGTACCTCACTGATGCTGTGGCTTGCAGGTTCCTAGAGATATCCTAGTCCCATGTGTCCTAAGCCCAGAACCCAGGCATGGAACTCTTTTGGCTGGGAACCAGCCTTGCACTGAATGAATCTCACCCTCTGGGTTGAGGCAGACTGGAGTGGATGGAATAAGGACTCTGACTGACTTGGCTCAGCTTGAGGTCTCTGCTTCACTGGACTGGCCTCTACCCACACTGACAGGGGCAGCCTGGCCCTGAGCTGCTAGATACAGCTGTACCCGAATCCCTGATGCCCATGTGGCCTTGTTGCCCCAGATAGGCACTAAAATGGGCTCAACCCTTCCTATTTTCATGCCTACCAATCCCTGTAACCTCATCGATCCTCCTGAACCCTGTCCTTGGCCAAGAATCCTAACCACAAGCTTCTACAATCAGGAGCCCTCAGGAATAACTGAGGCCAAGAGCCCAGTATGCCTGACTCAGACCCTTGAAGCCTGAGAGACCTCAGGCCagactctttccttctctttgagcctcagtttacccTGGATAAAATGAGTGACTGAGTTGATATGTGTGATTTTCAAAATGGGTTCCATGGCGATAGTGTAGGAAACAGGGAGGGATTTCTCAGACTGTGGTCCACAGCCCATCCTCAGGGTATCTACTGGAAATGCAGCTTCCTGGatcaactgaatcagaatctgaggGAGCATGAGGGCAGGCATCGGGGTGTTCAGCATGTTCCACGGGTGATGTGGATTGCACGTGAGATTTGAGGATCACGGGGCTGGGCAATTTTATATTGAGGTGAGCTTTTGTTTGAGAATGAGTCACAGAAGGTAAAATGTTGGGGAACACCCAACTGGCAGGATTGGAAGGGTCTCCAAATATTCATTTCCTGTTTTGTGTAACTAGAGGGTAGGACAGAAACGTTAAGGACCAGGAAAGATGCGGTGCTATCCCAAAGGTGCCCAGCAGGGGTCGCCTGGAGCTGCAGCATCCACTAcagcctcccagcctcctggGATGTGAGAGGTTGATAGGAGACTTGCTGCAGATCCGGGACAGGTCCTTGTCTCTCCCTAGACAGAACCTGGTCCTCCTCCCCGAGGGCAGAGACCGGGGTTCTGAGGTTCCCGCAAGCCATTTCGGCGTCTCCCAGCTCCCCCATTGTTTCCTGGAGGCTCCCAGCCTGAGTTCCTCATTCCTAGTCATTGAACCCAGGAACTGCGTGCATTGCCTTGCACCTGTGCTGGAGAACAGAACTTCAACTTGTACCCTCTTGGGCACTAGGATTGGGAGGGTCTGCCTCCGCCACCATcacacccccagcccaccccaggaCAAGAGAAGCGTGGGGACCCTCCATCTCCAGCTGCCCGAGCCTGACAGGGACAGTGGGCCTGGGTCACCATTTTGTTGCAAGCTCCCCCATGGGATGGACTGAAGTCCCCCAGAAACAGAGCCACCCACGCCCCTTCTTGACAGGAAAAGACCCAGTTGAGGAGGAGAAAGACCATTTATTTCTCCACCCACAGTGGGACTGGTAAGATTTTCAAAAGAGCAATCGCTGGCGTCCCTTTAAATCTTGGCTGACTTCCACCATGGCAGCCAATCAACAGAGGCGGAGCTGGTGAGTTGCCTGAGCAACAGGCCCCTGGTTGGCCGAGGCTATCAGCCACCCCACTGCGCACTCCCGAGGAAAGGGAAATGGACTCTTTGCTGTCTGGTCTGCTTTTTAAACCTGCTGGCCTAAGCCAGGC from Cervus canadensis isolate Bull #8, Minnesota chromosome 1, ASM1932006v1, whole genome shotgun sequence includes:
- the RASAL1 gene encoding rasGAP-activating-like protein 1 isoform X7; its protein translation is MLEDVRGRCLRCHVLQARDLAPRDISGTSDPFARVFWGSQSLETSTIKKTRFPHWDEVLELREIPGSPSPLRVELWDWDMVGKNDFLGMVEFPPQVLQHNPPNGWFRLQPFPRAEEGSGGSLGALRLKVRLTEDCVLPSQYYQPLRELLMESVLGPAEGPRPPLLPPVLVQEDAASPLAVLEELTSGDCRQELATKLVKLFLGQGLTGPFLDYLTRREVARTTDPNTLFRSNSLASKSMEQFMKLVGMPYLHEVLRPVINRVFEERKYMELDPCKMDLGRTRRISFKGAPSEEHVREASLGLLTGYLGPIVDAIVGSVGRCPPAMRLAFKQLRQRVEERFPQAEHEDVKYLAISGFLFLRFFAPAILTPKLFDLRDQHADPQTSRSLLLLAKAVQSIGNLGQQLGQGKELWMAPLHPFLLQSISRVRDFLDQLVDVDGKAEAGGPARALVPPSVTVREGYLLKRKEEPAGLATRFAFKKRYFRLSGETLSYSKSPEWQMRSSIPVSHIRAVERVDEGAFQLPHVMQVVTQDGAGALHTTYLQCKNVNELNQWVSALRKASAPNPDKLASCHPGAFRSGHWTCCLQAKRSASGCSRTHSAVTLGDWSDPLDPDAETQMVYRQLLLGRDRLRMKFLEDSNMHTTLEADPEQGSRAMEGACTDALARQREAAARLLEVLADLDQAHEEFQQQEQGKVVWGPLRP